The nucleotide sequence gatcagctggtacatccaaaggagtgatgtcctcatcacatgtaccccctttatgttctgcaTTAGGCCCATCCTTTtgatggctaagatcttctctaggttggctttgatgccatgctcagagacgatgaaaccaagtaCCATGCCCCACGagaccctaaaaacacacttctcgggattaagTTTCATACTATTTGCTTGGAGCTTTGCAAAGGTCTACTCAAGATTggctatgaggtggtcagcctgtttagatttgaccacgatgtcgtcaacgtaggcctcaatagtccacccgatgaggtcctcgaATCACTTGAGAATAcaacgttggtatgtagccctaatgttcttcagaccgaacgacattgtgaagtagcagaatgatccgaagggggtgatgaaagatgtcgtgagctggtcagactctttcatcacaatttTATGGTACCTGGAGTAcgtatcaaggaagcagagggttttgcaccccgaggtagagtcaactatctggtctatgcgcggtagaggaaacaaatcctttgggcatgctttgttgagaaccatatagtcaacacacattctctatttcccactcttctttcgtacaagaacaggattggctaaccacttagggtggtacacttccttgatgaatccagccaccaaaagctttgtgatctcttcgtcgatggtcctgtgtttccccttatcgaagcgacgcaggcattgCTTCATTGGTTTGGAGCCTAGgcggatcttcaaggcatgctcgacgaCTTCCCCCAGAATGTTCGGCATATTCGAGGGTTTCCACgtgaagatgtctctattggcacaGAGAAAGCcgacaagcgcgctttcctattcaaaggaaagcgtggtaccaatgcacaCCATTTTTCCCTTGGTGCTCCCAGGGTCTATCATGACTTTCTTAGAGCCTTCCACTGGCTCAAAGGACCCAGTCGACTttttggggtcgggtgcttcttcggtgacctctttTTTGATGTCCGCGGGCTCTCCGGAGGCTACGATCATTGCGGTGTGATCACAGCACTCGACttcgcactcataggcgcgctgAAAGGATGTGCCAACGACGATGACCCCGCTTGGgctcggcatctttagcttgaggtaagtgtagttggggacggccatgaacttcgcatagcatggtcgccccaggatggcgtggtaagttCCGTGGAACCCCACCACTTTGAAAGCGAGAGTCTccgtcctatagttggatggactctcaaaggtgataggcaaatcgatctgcccaagcggcATGGCCTTCTTTCTaggcacaatgccatgaaagGGTGCTTTGGTTGGCCGGATGCGCGCTCGATCAATGCCCATGGCGCCGAGCGTCTTggcgtataggatgttgaggccactgcccccatccatcagtaccttggtgaggtgctttgtaccgatgatcaggtcgaccaCGAGCGAATATCTCCTTAGTTGCGAGACGCTCTCCGAGTGGTTGgttcggtcgaaggttatggcggattctgacc is from Miscanthus floridulus cultivar M001 chromosome 7, ASM1932011v1, whole genome shotgun sequence and encodes:
- the LOC136465821 gene encoding uncharacterized protein, with the translated sequence MDGGSGLNILYAKTLGAMGIDRARIRPTKAPFHGIVPRKKAMPLGQIDLPITFESPSNYRTETLAFKVVGFHGTYHAILGRPCYAKFMAVPNYTYLKLKMPSPSGVIVVGTSFQRAYECEVECCDHTAMIVASGEPADIKKEVTEEAPDPKKSTGSFEPVEGSKKVMIDPGSTKGKMVCIGTTLSFE